The following coding sequences lie in one Streptomyces sp. NBC_00510 genomic window:
- a CDS encoding sugar phosphate isomerase/epimerase: MGHLDKSFDRRDFLRATAATTVAVAAASIVGAATAPSASAATSILSIPKDRISLQLYSVRDKVSSLGFRVVLEEMARIGYKEVEFAGYTQNTSILGRQITLQEIRQLLDDNGLKAIGSHVGIGDFRSNLQGQLDAAEILGMPHVGTANAPSNSNTVAGYLAAAEEFNAWGQAAAARGLKLYQHNHAGEFAFATDQPSVRLYDVFLRNTDPRYVYLELDVYWAYVGQHRWPGFDPAAYVRNQPYRYPLFHMKDGAASSGADGYSIVEFGAGVLPYQQFIRDIGARGSHVGIWEQDTAPNTQPNPPGSFGAAQRSFTALKGLLA; encoded by the coding sequence GTGGGCCACCTGGACAAGTCCTTCGACCGCAGAGACTTCCTGCGGGCCACCGCCGCCACCACTGTGGCGGTCGCCGCCGCCTCGATCGTCGGCGCCGCGACGGCGCCGTCCGCCTCCGCCGCGACCAGCATCCTGTCCATCCCGAAGGACCGCATCTCCCTGCAGCTCTACAGCGTCCGCGACAAGGTCAGCTCGCTCGGCTTCCGGGTCGTCCTGGAGGAGATGGCACGCATCGGGTACAAGGAGGTCGAGTTCGCGGGCTACACGCAGAACACCTCGATCCTCGGCCGGCAGATCACGCTCCAGGAGATCCGGCAACTGCTGGACGACAACGGTCTGAAGGCGATCGGCAGCCACGTCGGCATCGGGGACTTCCGCTCCAACCTCCAGGGCCAGCTCGACGCGGCCGAGATCCTGGGCATGCCGCACGTCGGCACCGCCAACGCACCGTCGAACTCCAACACGGTCGCCGGCTACCTCGCCGCCGCGGAGGAGTTCAACGCCTGGGGGCAGGCCGCGGCCGCCCGCGGTCTGAAGCTCTACCAGCACAACCACGCCGGCGAGTTCGCCTTCGCCACCGACCAGCCGTCGGTCCGGCTGTACGACGTCTTCCTGCGCAACACCGACCCGCGCTACGTCTACCTGGAGCTGGACGTGTACTGGGCGTACGTGGGCCAGCACCGCTGGCCGGGCTTCGACCCCGCGGCCTACGTGCGCAACCAGCCCTACCGGTACCCGCTGTTCCACATGAAGGACGGCGCCGCCAGCTCGGGGGCGGACGGCTACTCCATCGTCGAGTTCGGCGCCGGCGTCCTGCCGTACCAGCAGTTCATCCGGGACATCGGGGCCCGCGGCAGCCACGTCGGCATCTGGGAGCAGGACACCGCGCCCAACACCCAGCCCAACCCGCCGGGTTCGTTCGGCGCCGCGCAGCGCAGCTTCACGGCCCTGAAGGGGCTGCTGGCCTGA